TTCAGAGTTACAGTTACAACtcctttcctgttctgtttgtttggtacCATTTTTCAGAGAGTTATATGAGAAGAATGATCCCTCAGATGTGGAGTCTTCTCATCAACATTAACCTGAGTGTAAACCAACGTTTTAATCAGCTGataacaaacagctgatctctgacctgagagtctccagtgtgcAATGTGGACTCCCCAGTCCAGAAGACAGGATCTTCACTCCTGCATCCTTCAGGTTGTTatcactcaggtccagctctgtcagactggaggactgggagctgagaactgaggacagagctgcacagcttctctcagagaggttacagccactcagcctgaggaagagacagtgaTAAACACAACGGTAGACTTTCTTcttcatgaaatataaaatctagAAATGAATATATCCAGTGATCCATCCACCTACAGAGCTTTGCTGGAGGCtctgaccactggcagcagcctcagaagagcctcctctgaagcagagtatttcttcagctcaaacacgtccagatcttcttctgatgacagtaagatgaagaccagagctgaccactgagcaggagacagtttatctgtggagagacTTCCTGATCTCAGGAACTGTTGGATCTCCTCCACTAGAGAacgatcattcagttcattcagacagtggaacaggttgatgcttctctctggagacaGATCCTCACTGATCTTCTCCTTGATGTACCTGATTGTTTCCTGATTGGTCTCTGAGCTACTTCTTGTCTGAGTCAGCAGACCTCGTAGGagattctgattggtctgcagtgaaagacCCAACAGGAAGCGGAGGAACAAATCCAGGTGTCCATTTGAACTCTGTAGGGCCTTTTTTACTGCACTCTGGTAGAAATGTGTGGGTTTAGATGTGTCTCTAAATAGTTTAGACCACCATTTTGCCTCTGACATCAGATTGACTCCAGACttgatgaaggtcagatggacatgaagagcagccagaaactcctgaacgctcagatggacgaagcagaacaccttgtcctggtacagtccgctctcctctctaaagatctgtgtgaacactcctgagtacacTGAGGCTTCTCTGATATCGGTGCCgcactctgtcaggtctgattcatagaagatcaggttccctttctgcagctgctcaaacgccagttttcccagagactcgatcatcttcctgctctctggactccagtGTGGATCTCTCTCAGATCTTCTATCATACTTGATGTTCTTCAGTTTGGTCTgaaccaccaggaagtggatgtacatctcagtcagggtcttgggcagctctcctccctttGGGTTCTTCAGCAGAACCTCCAGAACcgtagcagtgatccagcagaagaccgggatgtggcacatgatgtggaggcttcgggacgtcttgatgtgggagatgattctgtcggcctgctcctcatctctgaacctcttcctgaagtactcctccttctgagggtcagtgaaccctctgacctctgtcaccatgccaacacactcagcagggatctgattggctgctgcaggtcgtgtggttatccagaggcgagcagagggaagcagattccccctgatgaggtttgtcagcagcacatccactgaggtggactctgtcacatcagtcagggGCTCATTGTTgaggaagtccagaggaagtcgacactcgtccagaccgtcgaagatgaagacgacctggaactcttcaaacctgcagattcctgcatctttggtttcactaaagaatcgatgaacaagttccaccaagctgcacttttcctctttcagcacattcagctgtctgaaggtgaaaggaaacatgaactgtatgtcctggttggctttgtcttcagcccagtccagagtgaacttctgcgttaagactgttttcccgatgccggccactccctttgtcatcactgttctgattggttcctCTCTTCCATCTGAGGCTTTGAAGACGTCCTCACAtctgatggttgtttctggtctgtctggtttcctggaagctgcttcaatctgtctgacctcatgttcattgttgacctctgcagcccccccctctgtgatgtggagctctgtgtagatctggTTCAGCAGCGTTGGGTTTCCTGCTTTGGCGAcgccctcaaacacactctggaaCCTCTTCTTCAGGTCAGACTTGAGTTTCCGCTGGCATGCACGAGCAAGAGTCTCTGAAAAACCACAGGTTGAATCAATA
Above is a genomic segment from Pempheris klunzingeri isolate RE-2024b chromosome 18, fPemKlu1.hap1, whole genome shotgun sequence containing:
- the LOC139217592 gene encoding NLR family CARD domain-containing protein 3-like isoform X1; this encodes MDQCEEGGPPSKTTLWGDRDGRTEAQRVHQDNLDVPSGESVLQHHTDLDSIFMLLEKNIFSFVTNELKRFQKVLSSDYSESFDSQSEDEEQRKSSRESFLRITVDFLRGMKQEELAEHLQSKTLARACQRKLKSDLKKRFQSVFEGVAKAGNPTLLNQIYTELHITEGGAAEVNNEHEVRQIEAASRKPDRPETTIRCEDVFKASDGREEPIRTVMTKGVAGIGKTVLTQKFTLDWAEDKANQDIQFMFPFTFRQLNVLKEEKCSLVELVHRFFSETKDAGICRFEEFQVVFIFDGLDECRLPLDFLNNEPLTDVTESTSVDVLLTNLIRGNLLPSARLWITTRPAAANQIPAECVGMVTEVRGFTDPQKEEYFRKRFRDEEQADRIISHIKTSRSLHIMCHIPVFCWITATVLEVLLKNPKGGELPKTLTEMYIHFLVVQTKLKNIKYDRRSERDPHWSPESRKMIESLGKLAFEQLQKGNLIFYESDLTECGTDIREASVYSGVFTQIFREESGLYQDKVFCFVHLSVQEFLAALHVHLTFIKSGVNLMSEAKWWSKLFRDTSKPTHFYQSAVKKALQSSNGHLDLFLRFLLGLSLQTNQNLLRGLLTQTRSSSETNQETIRYIKEKISEDLSPERSINLFHCLNELNDRSLVEEIQQFLRSGSLSTDKLSPAQWSALVFILLSSEEDLDVFELKKYSASEEALLRLLPVVRASSKALLSGCNLSERSCAALSSVLSSQSSSLTELDLSDNNLKDAGVKILSSGLGSPHCTLETLRLSGCNLSERSCAALSSVLSSQSSSLTELDLSNNNLKDAGVKILSSGLGSPHCTLETLRLSGCNLSERSCAALSSVLSSQSSSLTELDLSDNNLKDAGVKILSPGLGSPHCTLETLRLSGCLVTEEGCAALASALSSNPSHLTEMDLSYNHPGDSGVKLLSAGLEDPQWRLDTLRMDHGGEHRLKPGLRKYSCELSVDTNTVNGFLKLSDNNRTVTMMEEPYPDHPERFKDYCYQLLCREGLTGRCYWEVEWRGGGVYVAVSYRGIKRRGNIYDCVFGCNDHSWSLSCSGLGYYVCHNNKQTTITSTSSSSSSSSYSSSGRVAVYLDCPAGSLSFYRVSSDSLIHLHTFRTTFTEPLYAGFRFWSFGSSVSLSSL
- the LOC139217592 gene encoding NLR family CARD domain-containing protein 3-like isoform X2 → MGNRIFFKGRLSSETQVHQDNLDVPSGESVLQHHTDLDSIFMLLEKNIFSFVTNELKRFQKVLSSDYSESFDSQSEDEEQRKSSRESFLRITVDFLRGMKQEELAEHLQSKTLARACQRKLKSDLKKRFQSVFEGVAKAGNPTLLNQIYTELHITEGGAAEVNNEHEVRQIEAASRKPDRPETTIRCEDVFKASDGREEPIRTVMTKGVAGIGKTVLTQKFTLDWAEDKANQDIQFMFPFTFRQLNVLKEEKCSLVELVHRFFSETKDAGICRFEEFQVVFIFDGLDECRLPLDFLNNEPLTDVTESTSVDVLLTNLIRGNLLPSARLWITTRPAAANQIPAECVGMVTEVRGFTDPQKEEYFRKRFRDEEQADRIISHIKTSRSLHIMCHIPVFCWITATVLEVLLKNPKGGELPKTLTEMYIHFLVVQTKLKNIKYDRRSERDPHWSPESRKMIESLGKLAFEQLQKGNLIFYESDLTECGTDIREASVYSGVFTQIFREESGLYQDKVFCFVHLSVQEFLAALHVHLTFIKSGVNLMSEAKWWSKLFRDTSKPTHFYQSAVKKALQSSNGHLDLFLRFLLGLSLQTNQNLLRGLLTQTRSSSETNQETIRYIKEKISEDLSPERSINLFHCLNELNDRSLVEEIQQFLRSGSLSTDKLSPAQWSALVFILLSSEEDLDVFELKKYSASEEALLRLLPVVRASSKALLSGCNLSERSCAALSSVLSSQSSSLTELDLSDNNLKDAGVKILSSGLGSPHCTLETLRLSGCLVTEEGCAALASALSSNPSHLRELDLSYNHPEDSGVKLLSAGLEDPQWRLDTLRMDHGGEHWLKPGLRKYSCELSVDTNTVNGFLKLSDNNRTVTLEEEKQPYPDHPERFKDYCIQLLCREGLTGRCYWEVEWRREVDVAVSYRGIKRSGTTKDCLFGFNDQSWSLKCSGDGYSVRHNNKETTFSLSSSSSGRVAVYLDCPAGSLSFYRVSSDSLIHLHTFRTTFTEPLYAGIRIWSFGSSVSLSSL